Proteins co-encoded in one Quercus robur chromosome 8, dhQueRobu3.1, whole genome shotgun sequence genomic window:
- the LOC126697227 gene encoding F-box protein At5g49610-like codes for MEAIFSNDDLAMEILSRFSALQLSRFKCVSKRWKNLISDPSFLRLHHQRSQLRGITTLLIDQRSDITGDRLRCRMSFFTTCGPFSEDDRRVPIMIRDSFPATGVVIMGSSNGLVCCRSRQTLEQRMLVIFICNPITREWISLRPTNCHVGHIFAFAFYPFGSSSNKASCFKVVSIQRQKYDQNSYSFVIYSSETGKWKTSMEVCHCEDDLNENKYIHIKGRFYWLTKKQRIITFDLEEELSGVIIAPGPMLRYGVRNSDCLGDSDGYLHYACVDESDLRVWMLKDCQKLDWVLKHQLNLDQFRVEGQVMTDYLQFSINRVGCFPKDDIFAPGYLALGILTFYDEFIYMMRWGRLESYNFRNGVLKRHHMIHAPFLDHYNYVPATVLPYLATLAANGVLKVKQNSIDDLISVPATVLPCSATSAMSGLLRLIRSCGFVASNSSSYQGRRKRKRIKPVSSPHF; via the coding sequence ATGGAAGCCATCTTTTCAAATGATGATCTTGCAATGGAAATATTATCCCGATTTTCAGCTTTGCAACTTTCGCGTTTCAAGTGTGTCTCCAAGAGGTGGAAGAACCTTATATCTGATCCATCCTTCTTACGTCTTCACCACCAAAGGTCCCAACTCAGGGGCATCACAACCCTCCTTATTGACCAGCGTAGTGATATTACTGGTGATCGTTTAAGATGTAGGATGTCGTTTTTTACTACCTGTGGACCTTTTTCTGAAGACGACCGTCGTGTTCCAATTATGATACGAGATAGTTTTCCTGCAACTGGAGTTGTCATAATGGGTTCCAGTAATGGACTCGTTTGTTGTAGAAGTCGTCAAACTTTGGAACAACGAATGCTAGTGATCTTCATTTGCAACCCAATTACAAGGGAATGGATTTCCCTTAGACCCACTAATTGTCATGTTGGTCACATCTTTGCATTTGCTTTCTATCCATTTGGCTCTTCATCAAACAAGGCCTCTTGTTTTAAAGTGGTGAGCATTCAGCGTCAAAAATATGACCAGAATTCTTATTCCTTCGTTATTTACTCCTCAGAAACTGGAAAATGGAAAACCTCCATGGAAGTCTGCCACTGCGAGGACGATCTTAACGAGAACAAATATATTCATATCAAAGGAAGGTTTTATTGGTTGACCAAGAAACAGAGAATAATCACTTTTGATCTGGAAGAAGAGCTGTCTGGAGTGATCATAGCACCAGGTCCGATGTTGAGATATGGCGTTCGAAATAGCGATTGCCTTGGGGATTCAGATGGGTATCTTCATTACGCGTGTGTTGATGAGTCTGATCTTAGAGTATGGATGTTAAAAGATTGTCAAAAACTTGATTGGGTCCTTAAGCACCAGTTGAATTTAGATCAGTTTCGTGTGGAAGGTCAAGTAATGACTGACTATCTTCAGTTCAGTATTAATCGTGTTGGGTGCTTTCCTAAGGATGATATTTTTGCACCTGGTTATTTAGCACTAGGAATTTTGACTTTCTATGATGAGTTTATTTATATGATGAGATGGGGCAGGTTGGAGTCATATAATTTTAGGAACGGAGTCCTAAAACGTCATCATATGATACATGCCCCTTTTTTGGACCATTATAATTATGTACCTGCGACTGTACTCCCATACTTGGCTACCTTGGCAGCAAATGGTGTTCTCAAGGTGAAACAGAACTccattgatgatttgatttcaGTCCCAGCAACTGTGCTCCCATGTTCAGCTACCTCAGCAATGAGTGGCCTTCTCAGGCTAATACGTTCCTGTGGTTTTGTTGCTTCAAATTCTAGTTCTTATCAAGGAAggcgaaaaagaaaaagaatcaaacCCGTAAGCTCACCACATTTCTAA